In Verrucomicrobiia bacterium, one genomic interval encodes:
- a CDS encoding electron-transfer flavoprotein:ubiquinone oxidoreductase, producing MEGKSFRPADFQPELPVEQIILQEAPSSEGVEFDVLFVGCGPASLAGAIKLAQLVKSENERTGGALGNFTIGIVEKSAEVGHHILSGAVINPLPFKELFPELPMHEIPFAGPVQRDKVLFLTEKSAVRLPTPPTMKNHGNYVASLCEVVRWLAQQAQNMGVEIFTGFPVRTLLAKDSAVIGVRTADSGRNRDGSELPNFQPGTDIAAKIVVLGEGTRGYLTQAYLKWQNISSPNPQIYALGVKEVWQLKKPLDTVVHTMGWPLDTKTFGGSFFYPLQENQVAIGLVVGLDYPNAATNVHQLLQEMKLHPFFRPYFEGGELLEWGAKTIPEGGYWSLPVRLSGAGVVLTGDTAGFVEVASLKGVHYAMTSGILAAKTIFEALKKKDFSVESLSSYDRAVKESIILKDLHRRRNMRLAFKSGFWLGSLKAGLSYVTHGAFFGGQIKVEPDSEALRYSGQPKPFTPDGKLTFRKLDAVFKSKNATRDNIPSHLLAAKDVNPVVGEFYAQLCPAGVYEVVDGKLHINPPNCIDCKATDVLAPRWTPREGGSGPKYAKM from the coding sequence ATGGAGGGTAAATCGTTCCGTCCGGCCGATTTTCAGCCGGAGCTGCCCGTAGAACAAATCATTTTGCAGGAAGCCCCCTCGTCTGAAGGGGTGGAATTTGACGTGCTATTTGTCGGCTGCGGGCCGGCCTCCTTGGCGGGGGCTATAAAGCTGGCGCAGCTGGTCAAGTCCGAAAACGAGAGGACCGGCGGCGCACTTGGCAACTTCACCATCGGCATCGTGGAAAAATCGGCCGAGGTGGGGCACCACATTCTTTCCGGGGCGGTCATCAATCCCCTGCCGTTTAAGGAGCTTTTTCCCGAATTGCCGATGCATGAAATCCCCTTCGCCGGGCCGGTGCAAAGGGACAAGGTTTTGTTTTTGACCGAGAAATCGGCCGTTCGATTGCCCACCCCCCCGACGATGAAAAACCACGGCAACTATGTGGCTTCGCTTTGCGAGGTGGTGCGCTGGCTGGCCCAGCAGGCGCAGAATATGGGGGTGGAGATTTTCACCGGCTTTCCGGTGAGAACGCTTTTGGCCAAGGACAGCGCCGTCATCGGGGTGCGCACGGCCGATTCGGGACGGAACCGGGACGGCTCGGAACTCCCCAACTTCCAGCCCGGAACGGACATCGCCGCCAAAATCGTCGTTTTGGGAGAAGGGACGCGCGGCTATTTGACCCAGGCCTATCTAAAATGGCAGAATATCTCTTCGCCGAACCCCCAGATTTATGCTTTGGGAGTCAAGGAAGTGTGGCAGTTGAAAAAGCCCTTGGACACCGTGGTGCATACAATGGGCTGGCCTTTGGATACAAAAACTTTCGGCGGGAGTTTTTTCTATCCTCTGCAGGAAAATCAGGTTGCCATTGGGCTGGTGGTCGGGCTGGATTATCCGAATGCCGCAACCAACGTCCATCAGCTTTTGCAGGAAATGAAGCTGCATCCCTTCTTCCGCCCCTACTTTGAAGGGGGAGAGCTGTTAGAATGGGGGGCCAAAACGATTCCGGAGGGGGGATATTGGTCGCTTCCTGTCCGCCTTTCCGGCGCTGGAGTCGTATTGACCGGTGATACCGCCGGGTTTGTGGAGGTTGCCTCGCTCAAAGGGGTTCACTATGCAATGACTTCCGGCATCCTCGCGGCCAAAACGATTTTCGAGGCGTTGAAGAAAAAAGATTTTTCGGTGGAGAGTTTGTCAAGTTACGATCGTGCGGTTAAAGAAAGCATAATCCTCAAGGATTTGCACCGAAGGCGGAATATGCGTTTGGCGTTCAAATCCGGCTTTTGGCTCGGCAGCCTCAAGGCCGGGCTTTCATACGTAACTCACGGGGCGTTTTTCGGCGGACAGATTAAAGTCGAGCCGGACAGCGAGGCGCTTCGTTATTCCGGTCAGCCGAAGCCCTTCACGCCGGATGGAAAATTGACCTTTCGCAAACTGGACGCTGTTTTCAAGTCCAAAAACGCCACCCGGGATAACATTCCCTCCCATCTTTTGGCGGCCAAGGATGTTAACCCTGTTGTCGGCGAGTTTTACGCCCAGCTCTGCCCGGCGGGCGTCTATGAGGTTGTTGATGGCAAGCTGCACATCAACCCGCCCAACTGCATCGACTGCAAGGCGACCGACGTTCTGGCCCCCCGCTGGACCCCGCGCGAAGGGGGAAGCGGGCCGAAGTACGCAAAGATGTAG
- a CDS encoding Xaa-Pro peptidase family protein codes for MVLGLSFLVFSFGSVSQSQPNVKGAPMEEKIRAAQKYLRENNLDGWLLYDFRRSNPMAAEFMGIRGQQTRRWFYFIPKKGEPQGLYHRIEYHNFDGIPGKRELFSAWKELEAKLARMLAGVNKVAMEYSPKNAIPYVSRVDAGTVELVRSLGVEVVSSADLVQAFQAVLTPAEYQTHLYAVKSLNEIKDKAFAQIAAKIKAGQSTDEYEVQQFIWNYYSEYGMTADSPPIVAVNANAANPHYLPTAEVFSPIKKGDLVLIDMWAKKDTAGAIYGDMTWMGYVGDKLPEEIAKIWAVEVEARDKAIQFVTERMAKGQKTFGYEVDDVARGVIEKAGFGSNFTHRTGHSIGVEVHGNGVNIDNFETHDRRELVPGVCFSIEPGIYFEGKYGFRSEIDMFIHSGRAEVTTQPVQKEILLLLKQGEGMNLPNGD; via the coding sequence ATGGTTCTCGGTCTTTCGTTTTTGGTTTTCAGTTTTGGTTCCGTTTCCCAATCGCAGCCGAACGTCAAGGGAGCACCGATGGAAGAGAAAATAAGAGCGGCGCAAAAATATCTGCGGGAAAACAACCTGGATGGCTGGCTGCTCTACGATTTCCGCCGCTCCAACCCGATGGCCGCCGAGTTTATGGGCATCCGCGGCCAGCAGACCCGCCGCTGGTTTTACTTCATTCCCAAGAAGGGGGAACCGCAGGGATTGTACCATCGTATCGAATACCACAACTTCGACGGCATTCCGGGGAAGCGGGAGCTTTTTTCCGCCTGGAAGGAACTGGAGGCCAAGCTGGCCAGAATGCTTGCTGGCGTCAATAAAGTGGCGATGGAATATTCTCCCAAGAATGCCATCCCTTACGTCTCCCGTGTGGATGCGGGCACCGTCGAACTGGTGCGTTCTTTGGGGGTCGAAGTGGTCTCGTCCGCCGATTTGGTGCAAGCCTTTCAAGCCGTTTTGACCCCGGCGGAATACCAAACCCACCTGTATGCGGTAAAATCCCTGAATGAGATCAAGGACAAGGCGTTTGCCCAGATTGCCGCAAAAATCAAAGCCGGCCAGTCGACCGATGAGTACGAAGTCCAGCAGTTCATCTGGAACTACTATTCCGAATACGGGATGACCGCCGACTCCCCGCCGATAGTGGCGGTGAATGCCAACGCCGCCAACCCACATTATCTGCCGACGGCGGAAGTTTTTTCCCCGATTAAGAAAGGGGATTTGGTTCTAATCGATATGTGGGCCAAAAAGGACACCGCCGGCGCAATTTACGGTGATATGACCTGGATGGGCTACGTCGGAGACAAACTGCCGGAAGAGATTGCCAAAATCTGGGCGGTGGAAGTCGAAGCGCGGGACAAAGCCATTCAATTCGTGACGGAACGGATGGCCAAAGGCCAAAAAACCTTCGGCTATGAAGTGGATGACGTGGCCCGCGGAGTAATCGAAAAAGCGGGCTTTGGCTCCAATTTCACCCACCGCACGGGGCATTCCATCGGCGTTGAGGTGCACGGCAACGGAGTGAACATCGATAATTTTGAAACCCATGACCGCCGGGAGCTGGTGCCGGGGGTCTGCTTTTCCATCGAACCGGGGATTTACTTCGAGGGGAAATACGGCTTTCGTTCTGAAATTGACATGTTCATCCACTCCGGCCGGGCGGAAGTAACCACCCAGCCGGTGCAGAAAGAGATTTTGCTGCTTTTGAAGCAGGGCGAAGGCATGAATCTCCCCAACGGGGACTAA
- the murQ gene encoding N-acetylmuramic acid 6-phosphate etherase yields MSKKVFNQLKKLITEKKNPRSRRIDRLPTLQVLKIINAEDRRVPAAVAKKLPQIARASELYYQTYQNGGRIFYVGAGTSGRLGVLDASELPPTFGADHRRIKGLIAGGYPTLVRSREGVEDDKWAAVSDLKKERPDSGDLVIGISASRRTPYVAAALSYARKKKAKTIFISANPKPVVPIPADVNISVVVGPEVVAGSTRMKAGTAQKLILNMISTAAMVKLGKTYGNVMVDLRGTSEKLVERAKKTLIDLTGLSYKRASCLLQEAGGHLKTALVMAQKKVSAPEAKKLLNQAQGRLFRILK; encoded by the coding sequence GTGTCAAAAAAGGTTTTCAACCAGTTGAAAAAACTGATTACCGAGAAAAAAAATCCTCGTTCCCGGCGGATTGACCGGCTCCCCACCCTGCAAGTTTTGAAAATCATCAACGCCGAAGACCGCCGGGTGCCCGCCGCCGTGGCCAAAAAACTGCCGCAGATTGCCCGGGCTTCCGAACTTTACTATCAAACCTATCAAAACGGTGGGCGGATTTTTTATGTTGGAGCCGGGACCTCCGGCCGGCTGGGGGTTCTGGATGCCTCCGAGCTTCCCCCCACATTTGGTGCCGACCATCGGCGAATCAAGGGGTTGATTGCCGGGGGATACCCAACACTCGTCCGTTCCCGGGAAGGAGTGGAGGATGATAAGTGGGCGGCTGTTTCGGATTTGAAGAAAGAAAGGCCGGACTCGGGCGATTTGGTCATAGGAATTTCCGCCTCCCGCCGAACCCCTTATGTGGCGGCGGCTTTAAGCTATGCCCGGAAGAAGAAGGCCAAAACAATATTTATTTCTGCCAACCCGAAGCCGGTCGTCCCAATCCCGGCAGACGTGAATATCTCCGTCGTTGTCGGCCCGGAGGTTGTGGCGGGCTCCACCCGGATGAAAGCCGGCACGGCCCAAAAACTAATCTTGAACATGATTTCAACCGCGGCGATGGTGAAACTGGGAAAAACCTATGGCAACGTGATGGTGGATTTGAGAGGGACTTCGGAAAAGCTCGTGGAGCGGGCCAAAAAGACTTTGATTGATTTGACTGGGTTGTCCTACAAGCGTGCCTCCTGCCTGCTTCAGGAGGCCGGGGGGCATTTAAAGACCGCCTTGGTGATGGCACAAAAGAAGGTTTCCGCCCCGGAAGCAAAAAAGCTTCTGAATCAGGCCCAAGGGCGGCTGTTCCGCATTTTGAAGTAG
- a CDS encoding IPTL-CTERM sorting domain-containing protein, giving the protein MSFRKKFFVAILTFAILFQAGLAWGARVIISGTGSTDAIDTLTFSGGFLARPAGAPAASEMLIFSTFDGDSPSTVRNRIVAVGDSLSSFTVTPVIGSPNEFEVQNNPPGGALVITLNGQEVNSDVEGSAFSKAGQYFKLTATQIPTLSEWGLILFATLLLASLVWFIRRKRKPARAKA; this is encoded by the coding sequence ATGAGTTTCAGAAAAAAATTTTTTGTGGCAATTCTCACTTTCGCTATACTTTTTCAAGCCGGTCTTGCTTGGGGTGCGCGGGTGATTATCAGCGGGACCGGCTCGACGGATGCCATCGACACGCTGACTTTTTCCGGCGGTTTTCTGGCCCGGCCGGCCGGAGCCCCGGCGGCCAGCGAAATGCTTATTTTCAGCACGTTTGACGGTGACAGCCCGAGCACCGTGCGCAATCGGATCGTGGCCGTGGGGGACAGCCTTTCCAGCTTTACGGTTACCCCGGTGATAGGCAGCCCGAATGAGTTCGAGGTTCAAAACAATCCGCCGGGCGGCGCTTTGGTAATCACGCTCAACGGGCAGGAAGTGAACTCGGATGTGGAAGGCAGCGCCTTCAGCAAGGCGGGCCAGTACTTCAAGCTGACGGCCACCCAGATCCCGACCCTTTCGGAATGGGGATTGATTCTCTTCGCCACCCTGCTTCTGGCGAGTCTGGTCTGGTTTATCCGGCGGAAACGGAAACCGGCAAGGGCGAAAGCTTAA
- the xrtH gene encoding exosortase H: MTGAFQTTKSGRAALLKAVFVFFGALVFFFWVFNNGWAFRHFIAPYTSLVAFVAASIFRLFGQAALQAGTIVTVNGNPLSIATGCNGAEAMALYFSAILAFPTEWRQKLVGLILGLVGIFTINQVRVIGLFIVAMVKPEILPEAHNYAGQTFVIVMGMALWWFWAERFTGAGNAKNAEDGR, from the coding sequence ATGACCGGCGCTTTCCAAACGACAAAATCCGGGCGGGCCGCCCTGCTGAAAGCCGTTTTTGTTTTCTTTGGCGCGCTGGTTTTCTTCTTCTGGGTTTTTAACAACGGCTGGGCTTTCCGGCACTTCATCGCCCCCTACACCAGCTTGGTTGCCTTCGTGGCCGCTTCGATTTTCAGACTTTTCGGACAGGCAGCCCTCCAAGCCGGAACTATTGTGACGGTTAATGGAAATCCCCTTTCGATTGCCACCGGCTGCAACGGGGCGGAGGCCATGGCACTCTACTTTTCGGCCATTTTGGCCTTTCCGACCGAATGGAGGCAAAAACTCGTTGGCCTGATTTTGGGGTTGGTCGGGATTTTCACAATCAACCAGGTCCGGGTAATCGGGTTGTTTATAGTGGCGATGGTAAAACCGGAAATTCTGCCGGAAGCCCACAACTACGCCGGACAGACCTTTGTAATCGTCATGGGGATGGCGCTCTGGTGGTTCTGGGCGGAACGGTTTACGGGAGCAGGCAATGCCAAAAACGCTGAAGACGGCCGTTAA
- a CDS encoding response regulator has protein sequence MENENRRVLIVDDNPNMSNLLSDMLEVFDFASQRAADGEEALSLLNEKDFSLLITDLRMPKMTGLELLRAVKDKFPELPVVVITGYSTEATEQELVDAKADGFLNKPFRMNDIESVLRKFSLME, from the coding sequence ATGGAAAACGAGAATCGCCGGGTTTTAATCGTGGATGACAACCCCAATATGTCCAATTTGTTGTCGGACATGCTGGAGGTGTTCGATTTCGCCTCCCAAAGGGCCGCCGACGGGGAAGAGGCGCTTTCCTTATTGAACGAGAAGGACTTCTCGCTTTTAATCACCGACCTGCGGATGCCCAAAATGACCGGTTTGGAGCTTCTAAGGGCGGTCAAAGACAAATTCCCCGAGCTTCCCGTGGTGGTGATAACCGGCTACTCGACCGAGGCGACCGAACAGGAGCTGGTGGACGCCAAAGCGGACGGTTTTCTGAACAAGCCCTTCCGGATGAACGACATAGAGTCGGTTTTGCGAAAATTCTCCCTGATGGAATAG
- the hflX gene encoding GTPase HflX, producing MIKLVTTRPKEKALLAGVSKNSDSSETLAELGALTTSAGAIVVGQVAQRRHAPDAAYFIGRGKAEEIKAIAEETSANVIIFDDELTGAQVANLQELTGVRTIDRTDLILDIFAQRAKTREAKTQVELAQLEYLLPRLAGRWSHLERQVGGIGTRGPGETQLETDRRQVRHKITHLKKVLMEIDHQRAVQHKKRSEVYRVSLVGYTNAGKSSLFNCLTRSQTKVEDRLFSTLDSTTRVLKFPYFPKVILTDTVGFIKKLPTHLVASFRSTLSEAAESDLLLHVVDFSGPNFRENIAAVQEILTSLKADKIPTILVLNKIDRLPPDSCPPEFKGDGDEVPRGGSTQWTNLQSQISNLCSPWGVALVSAAKGTGVLNLTNQIESFLRWSAQNQNGRSARLLPS from the coding sequence ATGATTAAACTCGTAACCACCCGCCCCAAGGAAAAAGCGCTTCTGGCCGGAGTTTCCAAAAACAGCGATTCATCCGAAACGCTGGCCGAATTGGGGGCCCTAACAACCTCCGCCGGGGCAATCGTCGTCGGCCAGGTTGCCCAAAGGCGCCACGCGCCGGACGCCGCCTATTTCATCGGCCGGGGAAAAGCGGAGGAAATCAAGGCCATTGCGGAGGAAACCTCCGCGAACGTCATCATTTTCGACGATGAATTAACCGGCGCGCAGGTGGCCAATCTGCAGGAACTGACCGGCGTCCGCACGATTGACCGGACGGATTTGATTCTGGATATCTTTGCCCAAAGGGCCAAAACCCGCGAGGCCAAAACGCAGGTGGAGCTGGCCCAACTGGAATATCTCCTCCCCCGGCTGGCGGGACGCTGGTCGCATTTGGAGCGGCAAGTCGGCGGCATCGGCACCCGCGGCCCCGGCGAAACCCAGTTGGAAACCGACCGCCGGCAGGTGCGCCACAAAATCACCCACTTGAAAAAAGTGCTGATGGAAATCGACCACCAAAGGGCCGTCCAGCACAAAAAGCGGAGCGAAGTGTACCGCGTCAGCTTGGTGGGATACACCAATGCGGGAAAATCCTCCCTTTTCAACTGCCTCACCCGCTCGCAGACCAAGGTGGAAGACCGCCTTTTTTCGACTTTGGATTCCACCACGCGGGTTCTCAAATTCCCCTACTTTCCAAAAGTGATTTTGACCGACACCGTCGGTTTCATCAAAAAACTGCCTACCCATCTGGTGGCCTCCTTCCGCTCCACCCTTTCCGAGGCGGCCGAGAGCGACCTGCTTCTGCATGTGGTGGATTTTTCGGGACCCAATTTCCGCGAAAACATCGCCGCCGTGCAGGAGATTTTAACGTCTTTGAAGGCCGACAAAATCCCCACCATTTTGGTGTTGAACAAGATCGACCGGCTCCCGCCCGATTCCTGCCCCCCTGAATTTAAGGGGGACGGAGACGAAGTCCCAAGGGGTGGTTCTACACAGTGGACGAATCTCCAATCTCAAATCTCCAATCTCTGCAGTCCGTGGGGTGTGGCCTTGGTATCGGCGGCAAAAGGCACCGGCGTTCTCAATTTGACCAACCAAATCGAATCTTTCTTGCGCTGGTCGGCTCAAAACCAAAACGGCCGTTCAGCCCGCTTGCTCCCCTCGTAA
- a CDS encoding FlgD immunoglobulin-like domain containing protein, with amino-acid sequence MGRLLLITTSLLFSTNLLFGQGSYLNIMGIIRGDSAGAQFGKMVVPAGDVNGDTLQDFLVGAFHCCPNDLCCPPRGAQKVYLFYGKKDGFDTIPDLIFQHKAQLECLGDLNGDGQADFGMRESGQKYRFSVYYGGAGLDTFPDGYVKGDSSDIFDQYGLDVSVGKWNDLSDHQIALGVTFTGVPGSDSLRFYCYNVTQNSIDSVAFWKPELPFKSVFGGRIRMLGDVDGDGFADLAVGRESGSDAVPGTVEIYLGGITLDTIPDIILYPPSSVSSTNRKSFGRSVFGVGDLNGDGRAEFIVTAPYTPLLYFGGNPLDTLPRFVLDRLGDHFANGGDINADGYSDLLMGRDESPLTGFAYVYYGGPSMDSVRDLEIHERDLPYPASGFGQTVAGLGDVDGDGSNDFAVGSTSNLVADQDYGYLWVFRGLQPSTGVNDEKHNIPRHFTLEQNYPNPFNSTTLISYTLSRRAQVRLGIFNIAGQLVKVLVDEEQSAGSHQISWGGEDSKGRPMPSGIYLYKLSFEDEVQVKKMVLVK; translated from the coding sequence TTGGGACGCCTGCTTTTAATAACCACTTCGCTGCTATTCTCTACAAATTTACTCTTTGGGCAGGGCAGTTACCTCAACATTATGGGCATCATCCGCGGCGACAGTGCAGGGGCACAGTTTGGAAAAATGGTAGTACCTGCTGGGGACGTGAATGGCGACACCCTGCAGGATTTTTTGGTTGGGGCTTTTCACTGCTGTCCAAACGACCTCTGCTGTCCTCCACGCGGTGCACAAAAGGTTTACCTTTTCTATGGAAAAAAAGATGGCTTTGATACAATCCCTGATCTGATTTTCCAACATAAGGCACAACTGGAGTGCTTGGGAGACCTAAATGGTGATGGGCAGGCCGACTTCGGCATGCGCGAATCGGGGCAGAAGTATCGATTTTCTGTTTATTATGGCGGGGCTGGCCTGGATACCTTTCCAGACGGATATGTTAAGGGGGACAGTTCAGATATTTTCGACCAATACGGTCTCGATGTGTCCGTAGGTAAATGGAACGACCTCAGCGACCACCAAATCGCCCTCGGTGTCACTTTTACAGGCGTGCCGGGATCTGACTCCCTGCGCTTTTATTGTTACAACGTTACCCAGAACTCAATCGATTCGGTTGCTTTTTGGAAACCCGAGTTACCGTTTAAAAGTGTTTTTGGTGGCCGTATTCGAATGCTTGGAGATGTAGACGGAGATGGATTTGCGGATTTGGCGGTCGGGCGCGAAAGTGGAAGTGATGCTGTGCCTGGTACGGTCGAAATCTATTTGGGGGGAATCACCCTCGATACAATTCCTGATATCATCCTGTATCCGCCATCAAGTGTCTCATCTACAAATAGAAAAAGCTTTGGCCGCTCGGTTTTTGGTGTGGGAGATTTGAACGGTGACGGGCGAGCCGAATTCATTGTGACCGCGCCTTATACACCTCTTCTCTATTTTGGTGGTAATCCTTTGGACACCTTACCCCGTTTTGTGTTAGATAGGCTGGGGGACCATTTTGCCAACGGTGGGGACATTAACGCGGATGGCTACAGCGACCTCTTGATGGGGCGGGACGAATCTCCGCTTACGGGATTTGCCTACGTCTATTATGGCGGACCTTCCATGGACAGCGTCAGAGATTTGGAGATACACGAGCGTGATTTGCCCTATCCCGCGTCCGGTTTCGGTCAGACCGTAGCGGGCTTGGGCGATGTTGACGGGGACGGGTCGAATGATTTTGCAGTCGGCTCAACTTCAAATTTGGTTGCCGACCAGGACTATGGCTACCTCTGGGTCTTTAGGGGTCTTCAACCGTCCACAGGAGTGAACGATGAGAAGCACAATATCCCACGGCACTTTACCCTGGAACAAAATTATCCCAACCCCTTCAATTCAACCACGCTGATTTCTTACACCCTTTCCCGAAGAGCGCAGGTGCGTTTGGGGATTTTCAATATTGCCGGACAGTTGGTGAAGGTATTAGTTGATGAGGAGCAATCGGCGGGGAGTCATCAGATTTCTTGGGGAGGGGAGGATTCCAAAGGCAGGCCGATGCCGAGCGGGATTTATTTGTACAAGCTTTCGTTTGAAGATGAAGTGCAGGTTAAAAAGATGGTATTGGTGAAATAG